Proteins found in one Triticum aestivum cultivar Chinese Spring chromosome 4D, IWGSC CS RefSeq v2.1, whole genome shotgun sequence genomic segment:
- the LOC123100518 gene encoding uncharacterized protein produces MPSWNDEESSDEDMNMVSMDPQLFETPDSVVEPTFCGSYTESEPTCMMHHQRPKKMVAFEGALTGRRFLGCPMQQDVGVNCGVVEWVDGPWPEILQRCLTRIWDMYHEQNLGRVNDKQAHEKEVAKLQKEIDFLSNNYSQLVEDVSKLFDYQDGKMSHDMGYTSQAINELNEKKKQLEDQAKIELSMEKMKLAKEQRCILKSQADIIQNMRKAMKEVEGERDLLRQEKKKLEYLIADLLKAGHASKDKLERIKAIMNE; encoded by the exons ATGCCATCCTGGAATGACGAGGAGAGCTCGGACGAGGACATGAACATGGTTTCAATGGATCCTCAGCTCTTT GAAACCCCTGACAGTGTGGTGGAACCAACTTTTTGTGGTTCTTACACTGAATCTGAGCCGACGTGCATGATGCATCATCAGAGGCCGAAGAAGATGGTGGCTTTTGAAGGTGCTTTGACTGGGAGGCGATTCCTGGGTTGTCCTATGCAGCAG GATGTAGGTGTGAACTGTGGGGTTGTGGAGTGGGTGGATGGTCCTTGGCCAGAGATTCTACAAAGGTGCCTAACCAGGATTTGGGACATGTACCATGAGCAGAACTTGGGAAGGGTGAATGACAAACAAGCCCATGAGAAAGAGGTGGCCAAGCTACAGAAGGAAATTGATTTCCTGTCAAACAACTACAGCCAGTTGGTGGAAGATGTATCCAAGCTATTTGACTATCAAGATGGCAAGATGTCTCATGACATGGGCTATACCAGTCAGGCAATCAATGAACTAAATGAGAAGAAGAAACAACTTGAGGATCAGGCAAAGATTGAGTTAAGTATGGAGAAGATGAAGCTTGCCAAGGAGCAAAGGTGCATTCTTAAAAGCCAAGCAGATATCATTCAGAACATGAGGAAGGCCATGAAGgaagtggagggggagagggacctACTAAGgcaagagaagaagaagctggagtatCTAATTGCTGATCTGCTCAAGGCTGGGCATGCCAGCAAAGATAAACTGGAGAGGATCAAGGCAATTATGAATGAGTGA